The Rhodothermales bacterium genome contains a region encoding:
- a CDS encoding carboxypeptidase regulatory-like domain-containing protein: MKSFLRAAGLVLVLLGLTVPTSQAQQTGSLSGVVTDANDGQALGGANVILNRPGQAGLVGGAAANIDGQYTISNIQPGDYTVTFRFVGYNEFVAPVTIAAGQSVSLNATLSQGGLDLNTIVITASRRAEKVLDAPASISVLDAREIEQEVTGSTVSVLRNVTGVDVAQTGVDRSEVVLRGFNNAFSGSAYVLTDYRQAAVASLGVNLHSIMPNMSIDVERIEVVRGPGSALYGAGVDEGVIHYITKDPFSYPGTTVSLSGGERGMFGAQVRHAGVLSSRLGYKLTGFYSQADDWEYSPDDTIDAIQLAGDADGVERNYDFNKMNVNGLLQYRISDRVSLTANGGYSKLDAIVLSGIGTLQADGFSYTYGQFRLQADRFFAQVYVNKNNAGDSFVYGTGTTVVDEGALYNAQAQYDLDFANERVRLILGGDIEMTRPDTKGTILGRNETDDDVNEMGAYAQSSIELSPKIDLTLALRADYNNIVDDIQISPRAA; encoded by the coding sequence ATGAAATCCTTCCTTCGCGCGGCCGGGCTCGTCCTGGTACTCCTTGGCCTGACCGTCCCCACCAGTCAGGCGCAGCAAACGGGTTCGCTCTCGGGCGTCGTCACCGATGCAAACGACGGCCAGGCGCTCGGCGGCGCCAACGTCATCCTGAATCGCCCGGGCCAGGCCGGCCTCGTCGGCGGCGCGGCCGCCAACATCGACGGCCAATACACGATCTCCAATATCCAGCCGGGCGACTATACGGTGACGTTCCGGTTCGTGGGCTATAACGAATTCGTGGCCCCGGTGACGATCGCCGCCGGCCAGTCGGTTTCCCTGAACGCCACCCTGTCGCAGGGCGGACTTGACCTCAACACGATCGTCATCACTGCGTCCCGCCGGGCCGAGAAAGTGCTCGACGCGCCAGCCTCCATTTCGGTGCTCGACGCGCGCGAGATCGAACAGGAGGTAACCGGCTCGACGGTCTCCGTGCTCCGCAACGTCACCGGTGTCGACGTCGCCCAGACCGGCGTCGACCGGAGCGAAGTGGTGCTCCGCGGCTTCAACAACGCCTTCTCGGGATCGGCGTACGTGCTTACGGATTACCGGCAGGCGGCCGTCGCCTCGCTGGGCGTGAACCTGCACTCGATCATGCCGAACATGAGCATCGACGTCGAGCGTATTGAGGTCGTCCGCGGCCCGGGTTCGGCGCTGTATGGCGCCGGCGTGGATGAAGGCGTCATCCACTACATCACCAAAGACCCTTTCAGCTATCCGGGTACTACGGTCTCCCTCTCCGGCGGCGAACGCGGCATGTTCGGCGCGCAGGTGCGCCACGCTGGCGTGCTCAGCTCCAGGCTGGGCTATAAGCTCACCGGCTTCTACTCGCAGGCCGACGACTGGGAATACAGCCCGGACGATACGATCGACGCCATCCAGCTGGCGGGTGATGCCGACGGGGTCGAGCGGAACTACGACTTCAACAAGATGAACGTCAATGGCCTGCTCCAGTACCGGATATCCGACAGGGTCTCGTTGACCGCCAATGGTGGCTACTCGAAACTCGACGCCATCGTGCTCTCCGGCATCGGAACGCTGCAGGCGGATGGCTTTTCCTATACCTACGGCCAGTTCCGGCTCCAGGCCGACCGGTTCTTCGCCCAGGTCTACGTCAACAAAAACAACGCCGGGGACTCGTTCGTCTACGGCACGGGCACAACGGTCGTCGACGAAGGCGCGCTGTATAACGCGCAGGCGCAGTACGACCTCGACTTCGCCAACGAGCGCGTGCGTCTCATCCTGGGCGGAGACATCGAGATGACGCGGCCAGACACCAAAGGCACCATCCTCGGCCGCAACGAGACCGACGACGACGTGAACGAAATGGGCGCCTATGCGCAGTCCTCGATCGAGCTGTCCCCGAAGATCGACCTCACGCTTGCGCTTCGGGCGGACTACAACAACATCGTCGACGACATCCAGATTTCGCCGCGCGCGGC